The following are from one region of the Halodesulfurarchaeum sp. HSR-GB genome:
- the rdfA gene encoding rod-determining factor RdfA: MSEDEPSRGRSSKVARVIEEYELSGLGAELEAAWTAPESERRSLRELADHVNRRIVEAALTRGGDRPLDGEIQTVSEALAGETDSATERDVRTRLEELGVNVDQLDKDLVSYQAVRTYLQKVRGAEYKPDEADPVRSARDRIQGLRGRLRAVASSQLDSLAESNEITMDDSRVLVQVQVYCEDCGRQFDIEELLDRGGCNCD, translated from the coding sequence ATGAGCGAGGACGAACCCTCACGCGGGCGGTCGAGCAAGGTCGCGCGGGTAATCGAGGAGTACGAGCTCTCGGGGCTGGGTGCGGAGCTGGAAGCTGCCTGGACGGCCCCGGAAAGCGAGCGCCGGAGCCTTCGGGAGCTAGCCGATCACGTCAACCGCCGAATCGTCGAAGCGGCGCTGACACGAGGGGGCGACCGGCCCCTGGACGGTGAAATCCAAACGGTGTCCGAGGCACTCGCGGGGGAAACCGACAGTGCGACCGAACGCGACGTCAGAACGCGCCTCGAAGAACTCGGCGTGAACGTCGACCAGCTCGACAAGGACCTGGTCTCCTACCAGGCGGTTCGGACCTACCTGCAGAAGGTTCGTGGGGCCGAATACAAGCCTGACGAGGCTGATCCCGTCCGGAGCGCCCGAGACCGAATCCAGGGCCTCCGCGGGCGATTGCGGGCCGTGGCCAGTAGCCAACTCGATTCCCTCGCCGAAAGTAACGAGATCACGATGGACGACTCGCGAGTGCTCGTCCAGGTCCAGGTCTACTGTGAGGACTGTGGCCGACAGTTCGATATCGAAGAACTGCTCGACCGGGGCGGCTGTAACTGCGACTGA
- a CDS encoding archaea-specific SMC-related protein — protein MSHSRSSTEHVEVHVENVGGITETDVSLNPGVTVLEGENATNRTSFLRSIMAALGSDRNALKADADEGFVELSVDGETYTRRFERTKRGIHRSGDPYLDDPTVAEHFAFLLETNPARRAVASGEDLRPVIMEPIDTTAIQAEITRKTARRSQIDEQLAELDRLRNRRPELTEQVTQLEADIEEKRNKLAGVRDEIAGTEADLSETKETKAALESAFEEVQSLRSELSTVTDRLAAERESRSAAREEQAEIEAELESVPESVRAEREELESRRSSLRAQKSTLETEVSELQNLIQFNEDRLEEEGTLGEFQAESGNVTDRLVEDGTVTCWTCGSQVERAQITGTIERLRELRAEKLDQVTDLEDEIDTLSAEIAELESRADRRQNLERELDSLTSEIETRTRSIEDLETRRDELEAEIEATEAEIEELEFAQNHEELLDLHQRANRLELEIEQLHGKRDDIETELAEIETELERQEELEAERETIAEELTELRTRVERIETEAVEEFNERMDEILELMDYSNIARIWIERREPQSGDTAEFDLHVVRSDQQGRAYEDTVGHLSESEREVTGLVFALAGYLVHDVGETVPFMLLDSVEALDSERIARLVSYFETHAPYLVIALLPEDAQAVDEQYPRITEI, from the coding sequence ATGAGTCACTCTCGATCAAGCACCGAGCACGTGGAAGTGCACGTGGAGAACGTCGGCGGAATCACCGAGACGGACGTTTCCCTCAACCCGGGCGTCACGGTTCTGGAAGGTGAGAACGCGACGAATCGAACCTCGTTCCTGCGGTCGATCATGGCCGCACTGGGGAGTGACCGTAACGCGCTCAAGGCCGACGCGGACGAGGGCTTCGTCGAGCTTTCGGTCGACGGGGAGACCTACACCCGCCGGTTCGAGCGAACGAAGCGTGGGATTCACCGGAGCGGGGACCCGTATCTGGACGATCCGACCGTTGCAGAACACTTTGCCTTCCTCCTGGAGACAAATCCGGCCCGGCGGGCCGTCGCCAGCGGCGAGGACCTGCGGCCGGTCATCATGGAGCCCATCGACACGACCGCCATCCAGGCCGAGATCACACGGAAGACGGCCCGCCGCTCACAAATCGACGAGCAACTCGCGGAACTTGACCGGCTCCGAAACCGTCGGCCCGAACTCACCGAGCAGGTCACCCAACTGGAGGCCGACATCGAGGAGAAACGGAACAAACTCGCCGGGGTCAGAGACGAGATCGCCGGGACCGAAGCCGACCTCTCGGAGACAAAGGAGACGAAAGCGGCCCTGGAATCGGCCTTCGAGGAGGTACAGTCGCTTCGGTCGGAACTCAGCACGGTCACCGACCGACTCGCCGCGGAGCGGGAGAGTCGCTCGGCCGCCCGCGAGGAGCAGGCCGAGATCGAGGCCGAACTGGAGTCGGTGCCCGAATCGGTCCGCGCCGAGCGCGAGGAGCTCGAGTCCCGACGCTCCTCGCTCCGGGCCCAGAAATCGACGCTGGAAACGGAGGTGAGCGAACTCCAGAACTTGATTCAGTTCAACGAGGACCGGCTCGAAGAGGAGGGCACGCTGGGCGAGTTCCAGGCCGAGTCGGGCAACGTCACGGACCGGCTCGTCGAGGACGGGACGGTTACCTGCTGGACCTGTGGCTCACAGGTCGAACGGGCCCAGATCACGGGAACCATCGAGCGGCTCCGGGAGCTCCGGGCCGAAAAGCTCGATCAGGTCACCGACCTCGAGGACGAGATCGACACCCTCTCAGCCGAGATCGCGGAACTCGAATCGCGAGCCGACCGGCGGCAGAACCTCGAGCGAGAACTCGACTCGCTCACCTCGGAGATCGAGACGAGGACCCGTTCGATCGAGGACCTGGAAACACGGCGGGACGAGCTCGAAGCCGAGATCGAGGCCACCGAAGCCGAGATCGAGGAATTGGAGTTCGCACAGAACCACGAGGAGCTGCTGGATCTGCACCAGCGCGCGAACCGACTCGAGCTGGAGATCGAACAGCTACACGGGAAACGGGACGATATCGAGACGGAACTGGCAGAGATCGAAACGGAACTGGAACGGCAAGAAGAGCTCGAGGCCGAGCGAGAGACCATCGCCGAGGAACTCACCGAGTTACGCACCCGTGTCGAACGGATCGAAACCGAGGCCGTCGAGGAGTTCAACGAGCGGATGGACGAGATCCTGGAGCTCATGGACTATTCGAACATCGCCAGGATCTGGATCGAACGTCGGGAACCCCAAAGCGGTGACACGGCCGAGTTCGACCTCCACGTCGTTCGGAGCGATCAGCAGGGCCGGGCCTACGAGGACACGGTGGGCCACCTGAGCGAGAGCGAACGGGAGGTGACTGGACTGGTCTTTGCCCTGGCCGGGTACCTCGTTCACGACGTTGGTGAGACGGTCCCGTTCATGCTACTGGATTCCGTCGAGGCACTCGACAGCGAACGAATCGCTCGACTGGTCTCGTACTTCGAGACACACGCCCCGTATCTCGTGATCGCGCTGCTGCCCGAGGACGCACAGGCGGTCGACGAGCAGTACCCACGGATCACGGAGATCTGA
- a CDS encoding IclR family transcriptional regulator encodes MAHAPIRAVDRLFDIVEAIQVRNGAGVSELASALDMPKSTIHGHLATLRDRGYLEQDETNDYHLSLQFLTLGGAVRQGRTIYGHVEPLLAELAEETGESVNYVVESQGKLVFVGSVSGKDGIRTEVDIGFTTDLHTTPEGKLTLAHLPEPRRAAIIDQIEFPIDNSVGRAAFTAELEAIREQGFAHGNETIIKNVTTISAPVIDNEDRFYGTIVVAGPSLRFTDERLDDVTETLRYKIGKLNIDLSYEGTRPVTENQVRTAGPNQ; translated from the coding sequence ATGGCGCACGCACCGATCCGGGCGGTCGACCGCTTGTTCGACATCGTCGAAGCCATCCAAGTCCGGAACGGCGCCGGTGTCTCGGAGCTGGCCTCCGCACTCGACATGCCGAAAAGCACCATTCATGGCCATCTCGCCACCCTCAGGGACCGTGGCTATCTGGAACAGGACGAGACCAACGACTATCACCTCAGTCTCCAGTTTCTGACCCTCGGCGGGGCCGTTCGCCAGGGGCGAACGATCTACGGACACGTCGAACCATTACTCGCTGAACTCGCCGAAGAGACCGGCGAAAGCGTGAATTACGTCGTCGAGTCACAGGGGAAACTCGTGTTTGTGGGTTCAGTCTCGGGCAAAGACGGCATCCGAACCGAGGTCGATATCGGGTTCACGACGGACCTGCACACCACCCCGGAAGGCAAGTTGACCCTCGCGCACCTCCCCGAACCCCGGCGGGCGGCGATCATCGACCAGATCGAGTTTCCCATCGACAACTCGGTCGGTCGGGCCGCCTTCACCGCCGAACTCGAGGCGATCAGGGAGCAGGGATTCGCCCACGGGAACGAGACCATCATCAAGAACGTCACGACGATCTCGGCCCCGGTAATCGACAACGAGGACCGGTTCTACGGGACGATCGTCGTCGCCGGCCCCTCCCTCAGGTTCACCGACGAGCGCCTCGACGACGTGACCGAGACCCTCCGGTACAAGATCGGGAAACTCAACATCGATCTGAGTTACGAGGGGACCCGACCGGTTACCGAAAACCAGGTCCGGACGGCCGGCCCGAATCAGTAG
- a CDS encoding DUF1638 domain-containing protein — protein sequence MNGIVACETLYPEIPRLVPDAAVAYVPQWYHEFPIHAPESETAHELLQERIDELESQGVDSVTVVYHDPGALEGLQTKSVPLHVYRGRDCIELHLDQQPNGPGGERKNGGTYYLTRGWIDVAVDSYKVFNAYAGKLNDLVERFEEAERADPDMRVSWPKSEKIQQAAARSEHMGTDPAKLLRQVIGTYRHVVLVDTGLLSPFHHEYAEDFRDFLANDIPADEPREVSLTVETGTTKPLEAILTAPTSVPEVLTVEPGTPVPPESGFRTGPQHP from the coding sequence ATGAACGGAATCGTCGCCTGCGAAACGCTGTACCCCGAAATTCCCCGGCTCGTGCCGGACGCGGCGGTCGCCTACGTCCCCCAGTGGTACCACGAGTTCCCGATCCACGCTCCCGAATCGGAGACGGCCCACGAGCTGCTTCAGGAGCGGATCGACGAACTCGAATCCCAGGGCGTCGACTCGGTTACCGTCGTCTACCACGATCCCGGAGCCCTGGAGGGGTTACAGACCAAGTCAGTGCCACTGCACGTCTATCGAGGTCGGGACTGCATCGAGTTACATCTCGACCAGCAGCCCAATGGCCCCGGCGGCGAACGCAAGAACGGAGGGACCTACTACCTCACGCGGGGCTGGATCGACGTGGCCGTCGACTCCTACAAAGTCTTCAACGCGTACGCGGGCAAACTGAACGATCTCGTCGAACGGTTCGAGGAGGCCGAACGGGCGGATCCGGACATGCGAGTCTCCTGGCCGAAAAGCGAGAAGATCCAGCAGGCCGCCGCACGGAGCGAACACATGGGCACCGACCCGGCAAAGCTCCTCCGGCAGGTGATCGGGACCTACCGCCACGTCGTGTTAGTCGATACGGGACTGCTCTCCCCGTTCCACCACGAGTACGCCGAAGACTTCCGTGACTTCCTCGCGAATGATATCCCCGCAGACGAACCCCGTGAGGTTTCCCTGACCGTCGAGACGGGAACGACGAAACCACTCGAAGCGATTCTCACGGCGCCAACGTCGGTTCCGGAGGTCCTCACCGTCGAGCCGGGAACGCCGGTTCCCCCGGAATCCGGCTTCCGGACGGGGCCACAGCATCCCTGA
- a CDS encoding MFS transporter — translation MYPGSALIIGLLAFFYTWTIFFPYVQNQFGLESTAGIALGSSLAGLGAMVVIPPIIGTILDRTNSSVIPSFVAATLIALGGISFALMTASESWAMGKWYWYASSFLLGGGATALATGLLPPLVSQWFADDEQGSAQGLMMGSRYLALAAASPILGGLLNLLGFSFGFAMAITLFAVAITIILGGFFWRFPTAEEQREIFDQETTEESEGGNGEAMSFGMAIKDARFWILLVAMTAASFSFTGFQQNFSLILVQGLVENAGYSEGFITGTVVPTFLSINYVFMAAGAIFWGRIMDYLGGPFRTLILVYGIPATLYAVFFLSYTMLIPVLIVGALIFFGLGGEPPVHYAAVPTLFGRENVGKLLTYMNAVSVGMGMFFGPIVFAFINDVTGVYLASFGVAIVIRFVGAGAAAVGTRVASQ, via the coding sequence TTGTATCCCGGGTCGGCGCTGATCATCGGTCTTCTCGCCTTCTTCTACACGTGGACGATCTTCTTCCCGTACGTACAGAATCAGTTCGGACTCGAATCGACAGCCGGAATCGCGCTGGGGAGTTCCCTCGCTGGGCTCGGCGCGATGGTGGTCATTCCACCGATTATCGGGACAATCCTCGACCGAACTAATTCGTCCGTCATTCCCTCGTTCGTTGCCGCCACGTTGATCGCACTCGGCGGGATCTCCTTCGCGCTCATGACTGCGAGTGAGTCCTGGGCCATGGGGAAGTGGTACTGGTACGCGTCGAGTTTCCTGCTCGGTGGCGGGGCGACGGCGCTCGCGACGGGGCTGCTGCCGCCGCTCGTCTCTCAGTGGTTCGCCGACGACGAGCAGGGGAGCGCACAGGGATTGATGATGGGGTCCAGATACCTCGCGCTCGCGGCAGCGTCACCGATCCTTGGTGGCCTGCTGAACTTGCTCGGATTTTCCTTCGGATTCGCCATGGCCATCACGCTCTTCGCCGTGGCCATTACGATCATCCTGGGTGGGTTCTTCTGGCGGTTCCCGACGGCCGAGGAACAGCGTGAGATTTTCGACCAAGAGACCACCGAGGAGAGTGAGGGTGGCAATGGCGAGGCGATGTCCTTTGGTATGGCGATCAAAGACGCTCGGTTCTGGATCCTGCTCGTCGCCATGACCGCGGCGTCCTTTTCCTTTACCGGCTTCCAGCAGAACTTCTCGTTGATTCTGGTTCAGGGACTGGTCGAGAACGCCGGCTACTCGGAGGGTTTCATCACGGGCACTGTGGTCCCGACCTTCCTCTCGATCAATTACGTGTTCATGGCGGCCGGCGCGATCTTCTGGGGCCGGATCATGGATTACCTCGGTGGCCCCTTCCGGACGCTGATCCTCGTCTATGGGATCCCGGCCACCCTCTATGCGGTCTTCTTCCTGAGCTACACCATGTTGATCCCCGTGTTGATCGTCGGGGCCCTGATCTTCTTCGGCCTGGGCGGTGAGCCCCCGGTTCACTACGCAGCGGTTCCGACCTTATTCGGTCGGGAGAACGTCGGCAAGCTCCTCACGTACATGAACGCCGTGTCGGTCGGGATGGGGATGTTCTTCGGTCCGATCGTCTTTGCCTTCATTAACGACGTGACGGGTGTGTATCTGGCGTCCTTCGGGGTCGCGATCGTCATCCGCTTTGTCGGTGCGGGTGCCGCCGCAGTTGGCACGAGAGTCGCTTCCCAGTAG
- a CDS encoding uroporphyrinogen decarboxylase family protein: MVSLDSWANGEHVEFESPEAAEKYKRKAKRLKDAVVGNTPDRVPVRVRSGYLAGHQADVTFEEMMYDAEKAAAAYREFLEEFDPDNNHVTIEPPGKPADILDYNLYNWPGNGVDENSGFQALEGEYMTAEDYDEFIANPESWFLKQYMTRVFGELDGLGKLPNFSLSQELPMIKPLTLPFGDSEVQHALESLMDAGDAMADWQEKVGVVASEAEAKGYPSFSGGYSKAPFDTIADMLRGTRNAMIDMRKRPEKIKAATRAVTPMMKDLGTSGPEATGSPFVLFVLHKGADNFMSQDDFEEFYWPTLKETMEAVIDEGYVPLMFAEGTYDARLEFLAENLPEGPTVWIFDRTDVREAHEILGDTATVAGGVSTSLMKTAEPEAIQTHCEELVEDIGRERFILTTSARIYRTPKENIHAMIDSVKEN, from the coding sequence ATGGTCAGCCTTGACTCCTGGGCGAACGGAGAGCACGTCGAGTTCGAAAGTCCCGAAGCGGCGGAAAAGTACAAACGAAAAGCAAAGCGGCTCAAAGACGCCGTCGTCGGTAATACTCCCGATCGAGTGCCGGTGCGGGTGCGGAGTGGGTATCTCGCCGGCCACCAGGCCGACGTGACCTTCGAGGAGATGATGTACGACGCCGAGAAGGCCGCGGCCGCCTACCGGGAGTTCCTCGAGGAGTTCGACCCGGACAACAACCACGTCACGATCGAGCCCCCGGGAAAACCGGCGGACATCCTCGACTACAACCTTTACAACTGGCCCGGAAACGGCGTCGACGAAAATTCCGGCTTCCAGGCACTCGAAGGCGAGTACATGACGGCGGAGGACTACGACGAGTTCATCGCCAATCCGGAGTCGTGGTTCCTGAAACAGTACATGACCCGGGTCTTCGGAGAACTCGATGGCCTCGGCAAACTGCCGAATTTCTCCCTGAGCCAGGAACTCCCGATGATCAAGCCACTGACCCTCCCCTTCGGAGATTCGGAGGTCCAACACGCACTCGAGTCGCTGATGGACGCGGGTGATGCGATGGCCGACTGGCAAGAGAAAGTCGGCGTCGTTGCCTCCGAGGCCGAGGCGAAGGGGTACCCCTCGTTCTCGGGCGGGTACTCCAAAGCGCCATTCGATACGATCGCCGACATGCTCCGTGGCACCCGCAACGCGATGATCGACATGCGAAAGCGCCCCGAGAAGATCAAGGCGGCCACCAGGGCAGTCACGCCGATGATGAAAGACCTCGGAACGTCCGGGCCGGAAGCGACCGGTTCCCCCTTCGTCCTCTTTGTCCTCCACAAGGGAGCGGATAACTTCATGTCCCAGGACGACTTCGAGGAGTTCTACTGGCCGACGCTGAAGGAGACGATGGAGGCCGTGATCGACGAGGGTTACGTGCCGCTCATGTTCGCCGAAGGGACGTACGACGCCCGACTCGAGTTCCTCGCGGAGAACCTCCCCGAGGGGCCCACGGTGTGGATTTTCGACCGCACCGACGTCCGTGAGGCCCACGAGATCCTGGGGGACACGGCTACGGTCGCGGGTGGCGTTTCGACCTCGCTCATGAAGACCGCCGAACCCGAGGCCATCCAGACCCACTGTGAGGAACTCGTCGAGGACATCGGTCGGGAGCGGTTCATCCTGACGACGAGCGCTCGAATCTACCGAACGCCGAAGGAGAACATCCACGCGATGATCGATTCGGTCAAAGAGAACTAG
- a CDS encoding cobalamin-dependent protein has product MSEEFVQALADLEEERAIEMANERLDAGEDPMDVLDDLKKGMAIVGDRYDEEEYFIPDLMYAGDIIDQISDLLVDEMDADESETLGTIVLGTVKDDIHDIGKDLVFFMFDLNGFDVVDLGVDVPIETFVEAVEENDPDIIALSGFLTAAFDSMKETVEALEAAGLVEEFDEDGLRDGTKIMIGGGQITDDVRNYVRADGYETDAPSGVRLAKEWLGEA; this is encoded by the coding sequence ATGTCCGAGGAATTCGTACAAGCACTGGCGGATCTAGAGGAGGAACGAGCAATCGAGATGGCCAACGAGCGGTTGGACGCTGGCGAGGATCCAATGGACGTTCTCGATGATCTGAAGAAGGGGATGGCCATCGTCGGGGACCGATACGACGAGGAGGAGTATTTCATCCCGGACCTGATGTACGCCGGGGACATCATCGATCAAATCTCCGATCTGCTCGTCGACGAGATGGACGCGGACGAGAGTGAGACACTCGGGACGATCGTCCTCGGCACCGTCAAGGACGACATCCACGACATCGGCAAGGACCTGGTCTTCTTCATGTTCGACCTCAACGGCTTTGACGTGGTTGATCTCGGCGTCGACGTGCCGATCGAGACGTTCGTCGAGGCCGTCGAGGAGAACGACCCCGATATCATCGCACTCAGTGGCTTTCTCACCGCCGCCTTCGACTCCATGAAGGAGACCGTCGAAGCGCTCGAAGCGGCCGGCCTGGTCGAGGAGTTTGACGAGGACGGGCTTCGTGACGGTACCAAGATCATGATCGGTGGCGGGCAGATCACCGACGACGTGCGAAACTACGTACGTGCGGATGGCTACGAAACTGACGCTCCCAGCGGAGTTCGCCTGGCCAAGGAGTGGCTGGGCGAGGCGTAA
- a CDS encoding dihydropteroate synthase: MSLQTTVEGADSSLTIDRTDQVRIIGERINPRPESDLAAALANEDMEPVRELAIEQVENGADLIDVNVDVDGVDKETVLPMAVEAVADAVDVPIVIDTNYDDAEALEAALQVAPGKPVINSVSMEEASREAILPLVAEYETAVVGLTMDESGPPDDAETRFELAEALLEEVEAYDIPREDVIIDPIALPLSSNSDIGFEILTAMEQIRDELGNNITLGLSNISFEMPEREKINDLYLAMAIQSGLSVPIVNAGETREAILLADLMMGRDNFAKRFLGYYRSK; this comes from the coding sequence ATGTCACTACAAACGACAGTCGAGGGAGCAGATTCGTCGCTCACGATCGACCGGACCGACCAGGTCCGGATCATCGGCGAGCGGATCAACCCGCGCCCGGAATCCGACCTGGCGGCAGCACTCGCGAACGAGGACATGGAACCGGTCCGGGAACTCGCGATCGAACAGGTCGAGAACGGGGCCGACCTGATCGACGTGAACGTCGACGTCGATGGCGTCGACAAGGAGACCGTCCTGCCGATGGCCGTCGAGGCCGTGGCCGATGCGGTGGACGTACCGATCGTCATCGACACGAACTACGACGACGCCGAGGCCCTCGAGGCGGCCCTCCAGGTCGCCCCCGGCAAACCCGTCATCAACTCGGTGAGCATGGAGGAAGCCTCCCGTGAGGCTATTCTCCCGCTCGTCGCCGAGTACGAAACCGCCGTCGTCGGCCTCACGATGGACGAGTCCGGCCCGCCGGACGACGCCGAGACCCGGTTCGAACTGGCCGAAGCGCTCCTCGAGGAAGTCGAAGCGTATGACATCCCCCGTGAGGACGTCATCATCGATCCGATCGCGCTGCCCCTCTCCTCGAACTCGGACATCGGGTTCGAGATCCTCACGGCGATGGAACAGATCCGGGACGAACTCGGGAACAACATCACGCTGGGGCTGAGCAACATCTCCTTCGAGATGCCCGAGCGGGAGAAGATCAACGACCTCTATCTCGCGATGGCGATCCAGTCCGGCCTGAGCGTCCCGATCGTCAACGCCGGCGAGACTCGCGAGGCGATCCTGCTCGCCGACCTGATGATGGGACGGGACAACTTCGCGAAGCGCTTTTTGGGCTACTACCGCTCGAAGTAA
- a CDS encoding MFS transporter: MTDAPSRRRWAVLAIAWAAFFSIAMSWYTMPTLQPQLLESYGLSPQQFRTALTVPFLVAGLLSIPGGMLADRLGIKRAASMGIAIAAVGFLLRSLGGGFGLLLAAMITIGIGLGMVMPNLPKLVNVWFPPDETGLATGIYNTGMMAGLSTGLVIAPALPSWRTGNLVFAGVVLALALAFYLIVEDAPPGKSLPPAKLFEGIQRAVRSKNAWIAAVAVFAGFSGMVAIQGEFPVALNEVYGIEQATGGQIASMITYAGVFGSLSIPTIANRLDRRKAALVIAAVGFGVVEFPVWLTGNTSVLFVGTAVAGYLAGGALPIIMEVPAWLPRVANDPVQAQHVGGASGLMTAMMNIGGFVGLPLIVGPTIGAYGYTVGFGVAMFIFAFQGLGVFLSMPDVAT, translated from the coding sequence ATGACAGACGCCCCATCCCGGAGACGGTGGGCAGTCCTGGCTATCGCCTGGGCCGCCTTCTTCAGTATCGCGATGAGCTGGTATACGATGCCAACCCTCCAGCCCCAGCTCCTGGAGAGCTACGGACTGAGTCCACAGCAGTTCCGGACCGCACTCACCGTTCCGTTTCTCGTGGCCGGGCTCCTGTCGATTCCCGGCGGGATGCTCGCGGACCGACTGGGGATCAAGCGGGCGGCCTCGATGGGGATCGCGATTGCGGCCGTGGGATTTTTGCTCCGATCGCTGGGCGGCGGGTTCGGGCTCCTGCTCGCCGCGATGATCACCATCGGAATCGGCCTCGGGATGGTGATGCCGAACCTGCCGAAACTGGTCAACGTCTGGTTCCCGCCCGACGAGACCGGGCTCGCGACCGGCATCTACAACACCGGGATGATGGCCGGGCTCTCGACCGGACTCGTCATCGCGCCCGCTCTCCCGTCCTGGCGGACCGGCAACCTGGTCTTCGCCGGGGTCGTCCTGGCCCTGGCGCTTGCCTTCTACCTGATCGTCGAGGACGCCCCGCCCGGGAAATCGCTCCCGCCCGCGAAACTCTTCGAGGGCATTCAGCGGGCAGTCAGAAGTAAAAACGCCTGGATCGCTGCCGTCGCGGTCTTCGCGGGTTTCAGCGGGATGGTCGCGATCCAGGGGGAGTTTCCGGTGGCGCTCAACGAGGTGTACGGCATCGAGCAGGCAACCGGCGGCCAGATCGCCTCGATGATTACCTACGCCGGGGTCTTCGGTTCGCTCTCGATTCCGACCATCGCGAATCGACTCGATCGACGGAAGGCGGCGCTGGTCATCGCCGCGGTCGGGTTCGGGGTCGTCGAGTTCCCCGTCTGGTTGACCGGCAACACGAGCGTGCTGTTCGTCGGGACGGCCGTCGCGGGCTACCTGGCCGGCGGGGCCCTGCCGATCATCATGGAGGTGCCGGCCTGGCTTCCCCGAGTAGCGAACGATCCCGTCCAGGCCCAGCACGTCGGTGGTGCCTCGGGACTCATGACGGCGATGATGAACATCGGCGGCTTTGTTGGTCTCCCGCTCATCGTCGGCCCGACGATCGGGGCCTACGGCTACACCGTCGGATTCGGCGTCGCCATGTTCATCTTCGCGTTCCAGGGACTCGGCGTGTTCCTCTCGATGCCGGACGTGGCCACGTGA